Genomic segment of Populus nigra chromosome 14, ddPopNigr1.1, whole genome shotgun sequence:
TGGCTCTCAACGAATCTGAACTACATGGCCGTCAATTGAAGGTAGGTCATTATTCatcttttgaaaatataaaagcgATTTATTGTTTTGGAGCTGGACATGAATTTGCTACGGTAGATTAAACTTGTGATTGCTGCTGTTTAGATCATTTTGTTCCTATGGTTTGATAATTGATCTACATTTCAGGTTTCTCCCAAAAGGACCAATGTTCCTGGAATGAAGCAATATCATCCTAGATCTTTCAATCCTTACATGGGTAACCGGTTCAGGAGGCCATATGCGCCCCCTTATTTCTACTCTCCTTATGGATACGGGTATGTTTCTTCATGCTCTCGCTTGTTGCAATTAGCTTTTTGTCACTCGCTTTTCCTTAATTTTACCCTCCTAAATGGTGGCAGGAAGGTGCCTAGATTCAGAAGGTCAATGCGATACATGCCTTATTACTAAGATGTTTCCGTCAGACAAAGGAGTTTATATCTGGTGGATAGTTATCTAAGAATTTCAGATTTCATCTTCATTTGACAGGACAAGTAGATGCTTTATTGGTGTCATGTTTGTGACTACTTTGTATCTGTATAACACAGAAGATTCCTGTAATTTTAATCCACCATGGTTATGCACAAGCCTGCAAGTCTGTGCAGTTCAAGCTTTAGCCAATTGATGCACTGTGCTTGCTTTTAACTGGTAGTCTAGTTCATGCAGGTGGTTCCCAATTTCTCAGGATTCATACTGCTATTTTATGGGCGCTTTGAGGGCCAACTGAAAGTTAAGATGGCATTTCTTCCCTCAAAAGcaccttttcttcttgttacgTATAAACTTCCTTCTTTATCCAGTTACACAATTGGAAAAAACTGCGGTGGCTGTCACTGGCTCCCCATTTCTttcggtgatttttttaaagacctagttttttgtttttccaaatctattttttttaattgaatctttTTGTGACCGCATTCTTTGAAGTACAATTTAAAATTGTGGTTGGAAGACAGGAAAAGAGGGAATTTGACATCTCTTGTATTCATGAAATTAGCTAGCACAATAAAAGCTGCTTCCCATTTCCTTCAGGGACTTTTTAAGgccatgttttttatttctctaattataatttttctttgttttcatcctaaggacttttttttattgaatccttTGTGATTGGATTTCATATGGTAAATCTTAAAACTGTGGTAGAAAGACAATTAAAATAGAAAGGATGACAATGTAAAACCATGGAGAAAATGCATGGCAAAtctcaaattcaagaaaaaagtgCTTTTCAGccatttagttttgtttttcttcccaTTCAATCCATGTTGTTTCTTGAATATTAATTTggtttaaagtttattttatttattttttagtcaatgAATTCAAGAGAAGAGAGTTAAactcactaaaaaaaataaaaattattggttattcagatttcaataacaaaaaaagttaattttaacgagttttatttgaaaaaagagattttatttatatgattttaaacatttatctaataagaaaaagtaaattaaggttgaaaaggaatttttttcctgtttgatttttttttaaactaatttaaaagtgttttaaattgaaagattgatttatataaattataaggaTGTttgataaggtttttttttttccccgtgAGTaagatgaaaaatgaaattttgagttaaaaaaacccaaacttaatttttcaactATCACTCTAGCGGTCAGAAACAGGGAAAACAAATGACGTGTagcctatttttatttttatttttattgaaaaaaaagatagatgaaaaacaagaaaaatctaaaaatgaaGGTGTAGGCCCACACATggtcttttctttatatgagCTAGCGTATGAGGCCACCAAGGTCTAGACACTGGCCTTTGTTTGATGTgccattatatatttttttatttttaaatttttaaatttttttttattggaataagTAACTACTGTTAACTAATTTGCTTGTGGACGGGAATCAATGATCTGGAGTTATGCGTATTTCAGAATGGAAAATGACTAGAATGTCCTGTCCTTTTTAGGCAATGCAGCATTATTTCTACACGTGCTGAATAAAACAAGAATAATGAATTTATTGGTGGCTATCATATGGTGGTCCTACCAGCTTAATTTAACTTGTACTAATGTTAACTGCTGTTTTTATCTACCATGACCAGCTGATCGTCTTGGCCAACTGAAGCTCTTGTACTTGCAGTATTTGACTTGTGCTAGCAGCAGCATTTTCATCAGTTGAGGTGCTGCTGCTACTGCATCTTTGTTTGTTGTGCGATACAAGTAATGGAAtcttgtgttgtgtgtgttgcTCGCTTGCTTTTTCCTGTCTTGTACCAAACCTCGAGGCAATTCATCTTAAGAGTTAAAATCGTTTTTCCCAAAACGATACATGCGTTTTGAGAAAATTTAGCgctcaaaaaccctaaacagatgttgatattttttgtattaagcTCTTGCATTTAACATGGCCATaacctcatattttaaaatgtattttcagTGTCTTCAAAGCGTGGGAGTTGGCAAAAACAATTTCATATGGCTTGAAGTCCATATCTGGTTCATCAATCTTCAAGTCCAAGTACAGACAAAATGAAGACATTTTTATATGTTAGTGGTGCAAATAATCCAATATTTTCCTCTTGGTGAAGTAGATGAGAAGCATTCAAGgttaatgatataatttttcatgcgAGCGTAGCAGGACAATGTTCTGAAAAGCCACAAGCACTACCTATCTTCATTGGAcatcgtgtttttaaaatttctttcctTGATTAAAGGTTCATAAATACATAAACTAAAagcttatttaaaaattaaaacaaattgacCAAGTTATCTGCAACACCTTGCAAATAGCAGCTTCCACTCAGAGGACACCGCATCAGCCACAGGAGCAAAAACCCTTCACAGAAAGAATTGGCTTGAGAAATGGGAGAAGATATATCTTGCAGATGTTCAGTTCATCTCAAGACTTTTCGAGTTGCTTTCGTTGTTATACCAGTGCAGCAGCAATAAATGGTGGCTACAAACCAAGGTTTGATAGATGATCCATGGCAAACTTATTGACCACAAAATACATTTAGTCTAATGCCCATACAAATAACACGGGCGTTTTGGAGTTGTCTACAGGCCCGAGGAAAGCAGACGTTGAGTTCCTACCCTTCTTTTTCTGAGTCGCTCAGCAATGATAAAAGCGAGCTCAAGTGATTGAGAAGCATTGAGCCTTGGGTCACAATGTGTGTGATATCGAGAGCTCAAGTCATCAAAAGTTACTGTCCGAGACCCTCCAATGCATTCAGTCACATTCTGGCCAGTCATCTCTAGATGAATTCCTCCAGGATGGCTTCCTTCTTGCTCATGCACATCAAAGAATGCTCGCCCCTCAGCCTACAAACAAAGACAATA
This window contains:
- the LOC133673166 gene encoding polyadenylate-binding protein 3-like isoform X2, translated to MGQMGRKVDYACTPEEVQQHFQSCGTVNRVTILTDKFGQPKGFAYVEFVEVEAVQEALALNESELHGRQLKVSPKRTNVPGMKQYHPRSFNPYMGNRFRRPYAPPYFYSPYGYGKVPRFRRSMRYMPYY